A single region of the Mercenaria mercenaria strain notata chromosome 6, MADL_Memer_1, whole genome shotgun sequence genome encodes:
- the LOC123550478 gene encoding uncharacterized protein LOC123550478, with protein sequence MENTEDVEKLSENTDELKKLSKKLKLMLHDVKVNKEIAEQNRNIVQNARTKAREKIRKMRYEITDFFNKLESAVDKKIENMRSDDFHTLSVVTSECEDLSKKLVIISNYVDKHVKEETQINDIDRVKQEIQHLETSIRKLSIDNDVHEYTFEPTAELNDMMKNVKRLGDLIVETEKKRTVIRMSEFSLNDKREEERVIPFLSGLAFVSDDNLVAADYENRCVKLISVADDKIMSVLPVMTEPWDVAKVRADQLAVTLPLKKKLQFVNVKTASLLKGYEIELSAECRGIDSKHEKLFVSFVEPAKVEILDLHGHVHKSFEFDSLGYEMFSWPGYIALSPEQTESTGSSIYVSDKDRNTVTRLSEDGKVIAVYGGGVLKGPRGVSIDDAGHVFVCGRASNDLCQIMVSSGKVEFLLERSQGLKQPHGIVCHGNRVFISSCGDKNIKSWEIV encoded by the coding sequence ATGGAAAACACTGAGGATGTAGAAAAGCTCAGTGAAAACACAGACGAGCTTAAGAAGCTCAGTAAAAAGCTTAAGCTCATGTTACACGACGTGAAAGTGAATAAAGAaatagcagaacagaacagaaatataGTGCAAAATGCACGTACAAAGGCGAGAGAAAAAATTAGGAAGATGAGATATGAAATTACTGATTTCTTCAATAAGCTAGAAAGCGCTGTGGataagaaaattgaaaacatgAGGAGTGATGACTTTCATACACTGTCAGTGGTGACATCGGAATGTGAAGACCTCAGTAAGAAACTTGTGATCATTAGTAACTATGTTGATAAACATGTAAAAGAAGAAACACAGATAAACGATATTGACAGAGTCAAACAAGAAATACAGCATCTTGAAACGAGTATAAGGAAGCTGAGCATTGACAACGATGTACATGAATATACATTTGAACCCACAGCGGAGCTCAATGATATGATGAAAAATGTCAAGCGTCTTGGTGATCTGATCGTTGAGACGGAGAAGAAAAGAACGGTGATACGTATGTCCGAATTTAGTTTAAATGATAAACGCGAGGAAGAACGAGTGATTCCATTTCTATCGGGTTTGGCATTTGTGTCTGATGATAACCTAGTTGCCGCAGATTATGAAAATCGATGCGTAAAGCTTATCAGTGTCGCAGATGACAAAATAATGTCGGTACTTCCGGTCATGACGGAACCCTGGGATGTTGCAAAAGTTAGGGCAGATCAACTGGCTGTGACACTTCCGTTGAAGAAGAAATTACAGTTTGTAAATGTAAAAACAGCGTCTCTTCTGAAAGGTTATGAAATCGAGTTGAGTGCTGAATGTCGCGGTATTGACAGCAAACACGAAAAGCTGTTTGTGTCTTTCGTCGAACCAGCAAAAGTTGAAATTCTCGATCTTCACGGACATGTACACAAAAGTTTTGAGTTCGATTCGTTGGGATATGAAATGTTCAGCTGGCCAGGATACATTGCTCTAAGTCCAGAGCAAACGGAAAGTACAGGTAGTTCTATCTATGTGTCTGACAAAGATCGAAATACAGTTACTCGTCTTTCTGAAGATGGTAAGGTCATTGCAGTGTATGGCGGGGGCGTTTTGAAAGGGCCACGTGGTGTGTCAATCGACGATGCTGGGCATGTTTTCGTGTGTGGCAGAGCTTCGAATGATTTGTGTCAGATAATGGTCTCATCCGGAAAAGTTGAATTTCTCTTGGAGCGAAGCCAGGGTTTGAAACAACCACATGGAATTGTGTGTCATGGGAATCGCGTGTTTATCAGCAGTTGTGgagataaaaatatcaaaagttgGGAAATTGTTTGA